From the Callithrix jacchus isolate 240 chromosome 22, calJac240_pri, whole genome shotgun sequence genome, the window AGGCGGCTCCAGGTCCGGAGGGGTGGGGGCGGAGCTGGAAATAAACCTGGagatcatgatgatgatgatgatgatgatggagaaaATCTGAGCCCTGTGTGGTTTCTTTAGTAGGGCCAGAGGGACTGATCTAGCGTCTCCAAGAGCGGGGCGCGCAGATGCTGGATGGGGACGGGGACAGGGGACACCGCGACTTTTTACTGCCCCATCCCCCTTCCTCCTATGGGGTCTCCAACTGCTTCCTCCGAAAATAGGGCCTAAAGTTCCTCTAGTGAAGTCCCCGCCCAAGGCTCATGGTCGCCTTCGGGAGGGGACATCAGAAAGTGGACTGACAGGAAACTGACGGgaagtggagctcaggtggtaacgGGAGCCATGGGGAGCAGCTGTCAATACGGAGGAAGCGTCTCTCACTTGCCCCCCACTGtctcctgctgtgcggcccagtTCCTCAGGTCTGGTGGTTGGGACCCCTGCCACAGCTCTCTGGGGCACACATTCGGGTGATTCACGGTCCAGTTCTACAGGAAGCCTGCCCCAGGAGTCCTGCCATCCAGTCACTGATTTGCCACCAGACTTCAGAATTCCTAGCGCCTAGTCATCTGATAGGGATCCCAGACTCAAATGTCACATCTGGACAACAGATGATAGGGTGAGGTTTCAGTTTTCAGGATGTTTTGTACTCTCCTCCCACTGCCACCCACCCCCTGTGATGGCCCAGCCCCCTGTCTCATCCTGGTGGCCAGGGATTCCCTTGCCAGACCCTCTCTCCTCACTCCACTGTGGTCATGCGGGTGGGGTGGGACCACTGAGTCAGAAGTGTGGTCAGGGCCAGAGAGGGTGAGCCTAGTGCCTTGTGTGTGTCACTGCCCCtcattgctgtgtgtgtgtgtgtgtctgtgtgtgtgtgtgtgtgtgtgtgtgtgttgggggagggataCTCCATTGTCCCCAGAACTATTTGTCTCCAAGCCTCATCCAATAGCCCTGTATCTGGACCCTAAGAGGGATCTCTTCAGATTCCTCAATCCCAACACAGATACTCTCCTGTCCCAGAGTGCAGGCTTGGAGATCATATCTGCCCAGGTGACATGGACAGGAAGTCCCCTATTCGAGCCTCCATTTCCACATCAGCTAATGCCTAGATCCCCTGTGGTAGGCAAGAttattctcctccttcccctccccctccccctccccctccccctcctcctcctcctccctttcccctcctccttcttctcctccttcttcttgttcttctcctcctcttcattcttcctcctcttcctccccttcttcttcttgcccttcctcccctcctccttcttcctctttctcctcctcctcctccttcttcctcttgtttcttctcctcctcctccttcttgttcttgttcttcttcatcatcttcttcctcctcctccccttctcctcttcctcctcttcctttttgagATATAGTATCACTCTcttatctaggctggagtacagtggcacaatctcagctcactacaacctccacctccaggttcaagcaattctcctgcctcagccttctaaggagctgggattacaggtgtgcactatcatggctggctaatttttgtgttgttgtaTACACAGggatttcactattttggccaggctggtcttgaattcctgcctcagccttccaaagtgctgggattactggtgtgagccaccaagcccggccaaggCAAGATTCTTCCGCTTGCAAGTACAACAGACCCCACTTCGAACTGGCTTGAGCAAAATGGAAAGGAAGTTTCTGGTTTGTGTAACTGACAAGCCCAGGGTTAGAACAACAGGTTCAGATGTGGCTTAGAATCAGGGTCTCAAATGATGTCTCCAGGACCCAGACTACCTCTTTGATCTGATTTTCTCAGCACTGCCTTTACTCTCTTCCCTGTCACAGCTCCCATTACATCCTCCTATTTTGGCAGCCCTAGTGAagtttggggggggggggggaagaatgCTTTTCCCCCCTGGTTAAACCAATAAAAGTCCCAGACCAGAATTTCATTGGCTGGGTCTTGCTCAAATACCCACCTTTCTGCCCAATCTTAGATTCTGATTGGCTGAGTCTGGATCATTTGTCCACTGTAAACCAATCCTTAGCTTATGGTTGGCTGAACCTAGgatacattttcatatttaaaagaaaattaagaatatcCCCCATGAAAGGGACAGGTGCTGGTCAGGCAGCTTCACAGTTGTTTCCCACGTGACATGATTGCTGTGGGCCTCTGGTTTAGTGTGACCTTTTTCTCAGATGAGATCGggtgcattcagggtggtatggccatagacgTGTGACCTTTCTCTCAATGAAAGTCCAGAGCCTGGAGACAGATCTCACCCCACCCAAACCAGGAAAATTTGCAACGCTGTGGCTCCACCCCCTCATCTGTCCATCAAGGCAGAGCCCACATCCAATTGGTCCGTCTGCTCCATTAGAAAGCGGTCCTATAGCTCAATAACTGACTTATTTCTAAGACCAAATAGAGGAGCTGGCATGAAGTCATTATTCAATTGATCTTTCTTGGAGACGCAGGGTTTGGCAACACTTTAGGAAACAACGTGATCCTTGCGGGATCTCGACGCTCATTCCTCAGCATTCAAGTTGTCTCAAATTGAATCACATGTTTTAAACCGAAACATCATCACTTTCTGCACATAAGACAGAGTCTTATActtgtgtggggttttttttttttaacctaaaagggagaaaactaaaattatcaAGACCTACACTGTCCATCAGCACCCTTGAGCACTTGAAAGGTAGCTAGTCCGAAGCGAGGTGTTCAGTCTATACACACTTGTTTTCGAAGACTTCGTGCCAAAAAAGGAATACAAATAGGCtcattaatcatttaaaaaatactacctTCGTGCTGAAATGATCATAGTTTGGGTATATTATGTTAATAAAAACAGTATTCAGATTTTTTCACATATTAGCATTCTtttggctgacttttttttttttttttagacggagtttcgctcttgttacccagactggagtgcaatggcactatctcagctcactgcaacctccgcctcctgggttcaagcaattctcctgcctcagcctcctgagtagctgggactacaggcgcgcgccaccatgcccagctaatttttatatttttagtagagacggggtttcaccttgttgacaggatggtcttgatctcttgacctcgtgatccacccgccttggcctcccaaagtgctgggattagaggcgtgagccaccacgcccggccttttttagCCTTTTAATGTGGCGgctagaaatttttatttttttttatttatttattgtagactgaatctccctctgttgcccaggctgagtgcaatggcatgacctcggctcactgcagcctctgcctcccaggttcaagagagtctcctgcctcagcctcccaagtagctgggattacaggcgctcaccaccacacctggctaatttttgtatttttagtagagatggggtttgactatgttggccaggctggtttcgaactccttacctcaggtgatccacccgcctcagcctcccaaagtgctgggatgacaggtgtgagccaccatgcccagcctcctccaAGGTTGCAAAAAAGcagggggtttggggagggagggaaggatgtgGGTCTGCCCTCAGTCCCAGAGGTGGCTGTGGCCTTCCAGTGGTTAGTTCCTGTTGCCTCACAACTGTGCTTTTCCTCCCTGGGGCCTTGTAGAACTTCTTGGGGTGGAGCTGAGGGGTGGAACTGAGGCTGGGGAGAGGAAGGTGTTGGGAGAGCCAGGAAGCCTGGTTGCTCTTCCCCGAAAAGTTGAGACACTGAGGTGTCACAGCTTCTCTTTTGAGATCCGACTGCAGTTAGGAGGGTGAGGTCCATCCTGGtagacagacacacatagacacacggCTTTCTGTAACATTTCCAAGTGTCCAATTCCATCTCCCCGTCTAGGGGGTTTTCTTCTTGGTCCTTCCTGAGACCTCTTGGCTCCCAAGACCCTCTTGATCGGGGCAGGGATGAGAGTGCCCCAGGGTGGGAGAGTCGTGGATCGCTGAAAAGAGGAGGCTGCTCCCCCTCTTTCCTCCCCCTACCTTCAGCTTTCCTCATCTGCCTCGACACCTTCCGGTGGGTGGAGACGTGTATGGATCAATTTTCGGACTGGGGACCGTGGACGTGGAGGAAATCTACAAGCACCAGGAAGTCGAGATGCAGGCACCGGCCTTCAAAGAGAAGAAACGGGGGGTCCCAACCAAGAATCAAGGTTAGGAACCTCAAGGTGGAAGGGAGGGGTCGAGAAGGAGAGGTTGGGAGATCGGGGACGggggcttacatctgtaatcccagcactttgggaggctgaggcgggaggactgagtgagcccaggagttagagacaagcctgggcaacatcgggagaccctgcctctaaaaaaataagaataaaaaagggAGGGGTTCAGATGGGAGAGGTATGGGGTTAAAGGTGGGGGCCAAGGGCTCCTTCCCCtccaagatgtgtgtgtgtgtgtgtgtgtgtgtgtgtgtgtggtgtgatagCTCAAACCTTCATACACCTGCTCTGCTTAACCAAAAAGCAGATTTTAGCTTCTCACTTTTTATCTTTCATCCTCTGCAATTTATTGAGCGCAGAGGGTTGGGTAAACCAAGATCCCAGATCCCCTCTCCACACCACAGAGCTCTGAGCAGGTCTCCAAACCGCCCCCCTTCCCGTCCCCGCCACTACTCCCCACGCAGGTGCCCATGACCCAGACTATGAGAATATCACCTTGGCCTTCAAAAACCAGGACCAAGCGAAGAGTGGTTATTCACGACCCACGAGTCAAGGTGAGCAGACACCCACCTGCTCACATCCCATCACACCTTGGGAAGGGACAGGTAGGTGGGCATCTGTGGGGCCCCAGGCCTGAGACCTTTTGGCTCCTTGTGGAAGGGAGGAGGCGAAGGGGGAGGAAGAAGTGACAGCTGTTGATGTGTAATGAGGTCTGTTGCTGATGACGCTGTTGGGGAGTGCTGGTGAGGGTCTGTGATGGGGATGGTGTTAGGGAGGATCGCTGAGGGTGGCTGGTGGTGGCAGCGTTGCTGACGATGACGGTGAGCTGCATGGGCACAGCTGCTGATGGTTTTGGGAGGAGCAAGGCATCCATGGTGTTCGAGAAAATGAGGATGGTCTGAGTGGTGGTGCTGGCCCTGTGAGCTCACTTGGCTGCCTCTCTGCTCCAGTCCCATCGCAGTGCAGGCCACCCTCAGACTCTATCCAGATCCCCTGTTGGTTGTACAGAGCCATCCTGAGCGTGTACGCCCTCTTGGCCCTGGCCTTCATCCTCTGCATCATCCTCTCGGCCTTCATCTTGGTGAAGAGTGAGTGCTTGTTCTCTGGAGGAGGGTGCCAAGGGGCCTAGGCTGTCTCCCttgcccctctccctctctcccttgatGCTTCAAGGATTTTCCTGCCCTTCCTGAACAGATTCTGAGATGTCCAAGGAGCTAGTGGACTTAAAAAGGGACCTTTGGAGTGGTGAGTGGAGGGTCTGGGGGAGACCCATGGGGTAATGGTGGGGGTGTGGAGAGGGGTGGATGCACAGACAACCCTGTTTCATGCCCTCAGTCTCAAACTCCATGCAAACATGTGAGGAGAGGCAGAAGGAAGTCTGCAAGTCCATTAAGGAGAGCATCAAAGGGGTCACAAGCAAGGTGGAGAAATTAGAGACACAGTTACCAGGTGCCTGTGTAGTCCCGCCTTTGGTGGTGGGGGGGTGGACTTGTCACCAATGCCCGGCACCCAGTTGGGGGCAGGGGAGTCAGGGGAGGAGATAGCTGGGGTCCAACCCTCCCAAAGCTCAAGTTGCAGACAGGTGATGGATGTTACCCTCTGGGTCACTCCGTGGGTATTTAAAGGCTCCTGGGAGCCGGGTGCAgtcgctcaagcctgtaatcccagcactttgagaggctgaagcaggtgtatcacaaggtcaggagtttgagaccggcctggccaacatggtgaaaaccctatctctactgaaaatacacacacaaaaaaatattagccaggcatggtggcacatgcctgtaatcccagctactcgggaggctgaggcaggagaattgcttgaaccagggaggcagaggttgcggtgagccaagatcacaccattgaactacagcctgggtgacagggtgagactctgtctttaaaaaaaaaaaaaagaagtctcctGGGAACCTCAAATCCGGgcgtggggcagggagggggcttccaaggaaggtgggggctttgtTTGAGGTTCCAGCACAGCTTGACTGATCTGTACTCACTCAACCTTCCCCACCCACCAGATATAAAAAACATTGAGACAAAGGTACAGAGAATCTTGGAGGTGCTGGAGAAAACATCACGTAAGTTGCGGCCCCAGGGGGAGGTGGATGAGAGTGGCTGGGTGGGGCTTCTGATTTAGCCGCAGCTTCTCTCCCAGGGGTGGGATCTGTCTCACTATGGGTCTCTCCCCATCCCCAGAGTCCTCACATAAATAAAGGAGGGGACATTGTGGCAGCCAAAGCTACAGCTTGGAAGATGGGGTTGCACCTGCCGATGAAGACGGAATGACCCCCCGCCAGCCTAGTGTGAATTTGCCCCTCATCCTGCATATAGAAAAACCTTTAGTCATGGTGAATGAGTGTCTCAGAgctgtttgtgtgcgtgtgtgagcatgtgcatgtgcgtgtgtgcattTTGCCGAGGGTGGCCATTTCAATGTGTGCCCCAGAAAGGTGATGAATAGGACCGTGAGAATCACAGTGAGTGTGGCATGCGTGCCTGTGTCACATGACATGTATGAGTCGGCATGTCACAGTGGGTGGTTGTGTCGAGGACCTCCAGCAGATGTCACTCTGAGTGTGGGTATCGGTGACATGCATTGCACGGGCCCATCTCCCTGTTTGTGTAAACGTGCCTGAGTGTACTGAGGCATGTTGTGGGTCTACATGTCATGGGGGGGGAGATGTGCACACTATGGAAATGTATCTCTGTATGTATGAGTGTCACCGTGTGTGCCCTGTCACTACTACCTGCGCCTGGGTGAACGGCTGTGTCATTATGAGCGTGCTGACTTATGCCACCCTGTGTGTTCAGGGCACATGCACACAGTCATTTATTTCGGCACTCACATTTTGTGACTcatgaagagaaataaagagaaaacagcatCGCTATAGTGTCTGTTACTGGGGCAAGTGGAGGGGCTTTGGGACCTGGGAAGAGGGAGAGTCTGCATGTAACAAAGACCCTGATGCATGAGGGTGGGGGAAACTGAGTGCCCTGTGCGAGTACCTGTGGTTCCGTGAACGGGTAACTCATTCCCTGTGTCCCAGAGTGGGTGCCCTGAGTGTACAACATCTTCCTGAGTGCACCTGGGCCCATGGATATATACAAGCCATAAGCGTGTACCCACGTGTGTAATTGTGCCCGTGAGTGTATCTGCACCACTGAGCATGTATCCATAAGTGTACATAACCCTAATGTACTATGCCCactgctcatgcctgtacttgattttttggttttgtttttgagacagggtgtcactctgtcacctaggctggagtgcagtggtatgaggcagggtctcactctgtcacctaggctggagtgcagtggtacaatcatgactcattgcagcctctacctcctgggctcaggcaatcctcctgcctcagcctcccgagtagctaggattgcaggttcacactaccacacttggctaattttttataaagaggtggagtttccctatgttggccaggctggtctcaaactcctggcgtcaagtgaTCATCTCATCtcggcctccgaaaatgctgggattacaggctagagccactgtgcccggccacatgGATGCTCTCTGAGACAATAGAGCACAACCCCAAGGACATAGGAGTGCCTGCAAACGTGAGCAGGTGTGTCCACGCGCAAGGGAATACATGGACCCATTGTCATACGTATGCCCTGAGCAGGTGACCAGACCTGCAAGCGTCCCCTCCAGCGTGGGCCACCCAGAACCAGGGATACCCTGGCCACGCGCGGAGCTGCGATCACAGCCGCGGGCTACGATCGCAGCCTGGGTCCCACTTCGCGGACTCGCGCGCCCCTCTGCGGCGGCTCTCTAGCACCACCGCGCACGCCCCGCCCACACGCCCTCCCGTCGCGCGCCTGCGCACGCAGCGCCTTTTACGGCGCCGTAAAGCAGCTCGACCGAGCCGACAGCTGTGGTTCTAGGTGAGACCTCGCCAGCGTCCCCCACCCGTGCCGGGCCTCCTCCGCTCCCCAACCTTCCCAGCGGACCTATGGGTCCCGGGCTGGGTCTCGGCGTCCGCGATCCCAGATCCGCTCGCTTTGGTCTCTCTCAGGAGGCTGCGAGGAGGGTGGGTTTCTCCCCAGAGTAGAGGTCACTTCACCCACCCAAGTCGCAGCCCGGTGGTGGTGTCTTAATATCTCCCTCGCATCTCGTGTGCCCAGGGCTCTCCCCACGGACGGATCTGCATGCTGGGGCGGGGGCTGCCCGGAGCCCTTGGGACCTTCATCCCCGCTGGTCCTCCCCCTCCCACGCAGACCTCACTGGGGTCGGCTCAGCATCCTCAGACCACCCTACGCATGGTGGAGGCGGGGTTCTCAGCTGCCCCTCCGATCCCGTCTCGGTGCCTGACCCACCCTGTTTCTCTCCAGGAGCCCCGTACCCGATGTCCCTCTCCCTACACCCACAGCTGATGGGAGGACCACAGTTTCTCAGCATCTAGCTTCCTCTCTGGAGAGCACGGGAGGTGGGGCGGCGGGAGAGCGGGAGGCTCCCAACACCTTCTCTgggcccctcctcccagccttcagaacccaGGCCCTTCCCTGTCTCAAAGGACGGGGGCTTCCTGCGTGACACATCGGAGCTGCCCAAGGGCTTGGGGTTGGGGGTTCCCTGCCCCTCCTGCCTGGCCCCATGGCTCTCGCCTGTTCAGACCCCCAGCCCTCCTGGCCTTTGGTCTTGACGCGCTCCTACCCCGCTGTCAGCCTCCACCCCTTTTACTCTGGCTTTCCGCAAGGGGGGCGAGCGGGAAATTTCCCGAGGGTTGTCAGTGCTGGAGCGCATGGCGGAGCAGGGGCGACTGCCCATGTACCCTCATGGTGGCTCATCTTTGTCACCTCCCTGCCTTTGAtctgacgcccctccccccatAAACTAGTTTTCTAGTTACTCCTGTAGGTGGTGGAGCTGGCAGGAAGGCGCTTTTCGCAATTGAATTGCCTGGGTGATCGAAGTGTGTGGCTTCCGTCGCCCTCATCTGTTACCCCTCGTCCTCATCTGTTACCCCTCGtgtccctcctctctctttccctcacttCCCCTAGCCTACTGCCTGCTGAAGGTATAAGCCTTCCCCCTTTCCTGAATTGTCTGGTTACGTGTAATCGAggtgtgtttctgtttttgtttttgagtcggagtttcgctcttattgcccggactggagggcaatggcacgatctcggctcaccgcaagctccacctcccgtgttgaagagattctcctgccttagcctcccaagtagctgggattacaggcatgcgccatcacgcctggctaattttgtatttatagtagagacgggtttcactatgttgatcaggctggtctcgaacttccgacctcaggtgatccacccacctcgttctcccaaagtgttgggattgtggGCGTCAACCCACACCGCACCCGGCACATCGAGGCGTGTTTTATGCCCATATCTTTGCACGTGGGAAGTCAGCGCTGGAGCATACAATGGTGGTGTGGAGTGAGGGTGTCCTAGGGGCCC encodes:
- the MCEMP1 gene encoding mast cell-expressed membrane protein 1; protein product: MQAPAFKEKKRGVPTKNQGAHDPDYENITLAFKNQDQAKSGYSRPTSQVPSQCRPPSDSIQIPCWLYRAILSVYALLALAFILCIILSAFILVKNSEMSKELVDLKRDLWSVSNSMQTCEERQKEVCKSIKESIKGVTSKVEKLETQLPDIKNIETKVQRILEVLEKTSPWATQNQGYPGHARSCDHSRGLRSQPGSHFADSRAPLRRLSSTTAHAPPTRPPVARLRTQRLLRRRKAARPSRQLWF